ttgcaaagcgtataactgcggctgtaactgcaatgttggtgttagacgtgcgcccggtgtccgccatcagtggagtgggatttagagggttgatggaggtattgtgtccccggtaccaaatttactaccggggccactccactgtgcagtccatatttaggtgtatcagatattaaacaacggtgacagttgatgcccaattttttaattatattgtggcctcggtaccaaattgtgtaccggggccaccacactacgcagtccatacccttttttggtggaattctgacacgtggagggttttttaattatattgtggcctcggtaccaaattgtgtaccgggcccaccacactacgcagtcaagatagatagatgcgtatcatagataaagtacattcagtggtgtggggcaaattgaaaaatattcaaaatgcactgacattatcaaaaacaagtggttgtcacatgctaaaactccaacatgtatatgatggagaggatggaggagcagccgtatgtgtagtgtaatgcagacctgttgaaggttttttatatattttattgtggtgcccagtgcccactcctctacgcagtccaggtacatttattggtgcgaatcataaaagttcagggtttttaatatatattgtggtgacccactcctctacgcagtccaggtacatttattggtgcgaatcaaacaagttgatggttttcttattatatatattgtggtgacccactcctctaggcagtccaggtacatttattggtgcgaatcataaaagttcagggtttttaatataaattgtggtgacccactcctctacgcagtccaggtacatttattggtgcgaatcaaacaagttgatggttttcttattatatatattgtggtgacccactcctctaggcagtccaggtacatttattggtgcgaatcataaaagttcagggtttttaatatatattgtggtgacccactcctctacgcagtccaggtacatttattggtgcgaatcaaacaagttgatggttttcttattatatatattgtggtgacccactcctctaggcagtccaggtacatttattggtgcgaatcataaaagttcagggtttttaatatatattgtggtgacccactcctctacgcagtccaggtacatttattggtgcgattcataaaagttcagggtttttaatatattgtggtgacccactcctctacgcagtccaggtacatttattggtgcgattcataaaagttcagggtttttaatatattgtggtgacccactcctctacgcagtccaggtacatttattggtgcgattcataaaagttcagggtttttaatatatattgtggtgacccactcctctacgcagtccaggtacatttattggtgcgaatcataaaagttcagggtttttaatatatattgtggtgacccactcctctacgcagtccagaaagataccttgttgcaacgttttggactaataactatattgtgaggtgttcagaatacactgtaaattagtggaaatgcttgttattgaatgttattgaggttaataatagcctaggagtgaaaataagcccaaaaacttgatttttaaactttttatgtttttttcaaaaaaaatccgaatccaaaaccttaaatccgaaccgagacctttcgtcaagtgttttgcgagacaaatccgaaccccaaaaataacgaaaatccggatccaaaacacaaaacacgagacctcaaaagtcgccggtgcacatccctaataaaaataTAAGCGGTTTATTAATGAAGGGAATGCTGGTAAAGCTGTAAGAGGCAGAACTCTGAAGAGACATTTTTACTCTTCACCACTTGCTTGCAAACATAGAGCTGCGATAAAGGGGTAACTCCCAAATGTGGAATGTAGGCGAGGTGCACCTGTATATGTGCTAGGAGCAATAAGGTTAAGTGGCTTTAATGCTCTAAACATTGTTATTCTTCGTATTAGTGAACTAAATTatttaaagtataataatataattctattcttATTACATTCAGTGTTTAGGTCATGtttgataatatactgtattatgtCTTCCAAGAGTGCGATAAGTATCATTAGTAGGTGCCCTGCTCTTCAGGAAAAGTGTCCATACAATGTATGTTCTGCTACTTATGGTACAGTATATGGTACAGTATACCAGTGCTTGCTACTGTATAAcactgaggggtctatttattacgtTGTGATGAGACAAAAATTTGACACCATTATGATTTACTGTTTACCACCAGCTTGAGATGGCGTTAGCTTACCTATTCAATGGAGTCCATAGGTATCCATCGCCACTAGAGACGATGCATTACTGGGTCCCATCGCTATGCGCAGTAGCCACACAGGAAAATATGGCAAGTGTACATTGGTTATTTCGATTACTGTAtcaggaaatattttattgaggTAAGTGCTGCTGCATTTTAACTTCTCTGTGTGTTTCAGGAATTGCCTGAATGAAACATCAGGGCTGAACATTATAAGAATATGTGCGTGACACTAAAACACAGAGCTAGCAGAATAAGGATTTAAAGGCTAATGTCAGAGTTTTAGACTAAGTTGGTTACAAATGGCTCTGAATATAGGCTAAAAACTCAACTGTGACCGTCAGAAAATCCAATTGGTCAAAGACTGCAGTCTGGTTTATTTGACATTTTCATAATGTGCATCATTGATTAAGGATAACACACCAAACTGTTGAACCACTGATTCTCATTTCAGTATCTCTGTTTGATTTTGTGAGGAAGATACAAGGAGatgacattttttaatttaaataatatttattgtggCTATCAGCAAGTGAACTTTCACTCATATTTGAAGGATGTGACCTTGAAGTCACCTTTGACAGACAGGTATGTAAGTTTATCGTAGCCGTGGCGATTGGGAAATGAGATCTCATGACCATCAGGAAGTTTCACTTCAAACTTGTCCCCAGTGAACTTGACTCCAATCTGTGGAAGAAAATTATGAATTTTGTGAGGAATGTATTTTTACAGACACGCAAGAATTAATGAATTTTGTAATTATTCCAAAGGGCAACAGAAAGTGTTCTTCTATATGAAGCAACTATTTCAAATATCTTATTTTCTAGAATAAAACAATCATGGTATACCAACATTAAGGGTGTTTACTCACTGGTCTTATTAAAACACCAATGACACGGCAATAACATTTTACGTGCATTGTGTGACGCAAGCAGAAATGAGTAATTTCCATAATTTTTAACAGCAGTATCCGGCCTAATTCATTACATTTCAACCGAACTAGCAATAACATGGTCTGATTCTTGTCTTATTACTAGTGTAAAAATCCATCTACTGTATTCTTTTGTATGACTCAGCGTTCTTCAAATCTGTGTTCTCATTGAGCAAATGATTAACAAATGTTTGAATGTTTAATGGATATTTATATGACTCTTTCACTTAAATGAAGGTCACATCCAGAGTGTTACAACATCTTTCTGTCTCTTATCTGCTATCTGTAAACTAAATCAACATTTcagcataataaaatgtaatttgagaGCAGGCAAAAGATGACCATTATCATATTACTTAagcacagtggttgaagtgggggtgtacatggtggtatgccataccgctacttctcctactaccttcattgtaaacctatcaaattacattcacttacattttcattacatatttcgtaccgccacttctaaatttccatactgacACGTCTCAATTTCCACTTCGTTCACTGTTAAGCGTATGCACGATAGCACTATAAACTCATACTGACCTTGACATCTGTACCCGGTGTAAAGCACATGTGCCCACTCCTTTGTTCTGATTCCCAGTTGTTGCTGCGCTTGGAGTTACACACAATTGTTTTGTCATTCAGACGAGGGTTAAAATGTAGCCCCACGTCATTGGCGCTTTGGCCCAGATTAAAGGAAAAGCTGTATGGGTAAAACAGGAGTTTTATGAATGGTTAGACTGAAAACTGACAGAAGAATATAGACAGTCATGAGTAGGACACATATCATGGTTTTTCCAATGCTTGAGTTTTCAACTTCTAATATACAGGGGCATAAACACCCCTATGTCAGTTCATGCCGCTGCTATGGGGCCTAGCGGGGCGAGAGGGCCTGGCGATGAGTGTTCATTTGCTCTTAATGCTCCCACTCCGCAGAGAATACACTGATGCGGTAGATGTGCAGTGGAGTCCCACTTGGGTTTCAGTTATACAGTGATGGAAATAAGAGCACAAATGGACTCCGCTGTGCATGCGCCAGGCTCCAGGCATGTCAAGAAGAGCAGAGGGGCCCAAGAGCGATGAGCAGATATGCATCAATCCAACACCGCTACCACCTCCCCAAAAAATTGCTATCTACAATTATATGGAGATTTTAACTGACAATTCCAAATGTTCAgatgtaaattttattttttaaaagggaATTCCTTGAAAAAACTAATAAGATACCAGTGGACTCACTGTGGTACCCCTGCTGACCCTCTCATATTGAAGGCATCCTGCCTGGTCTAGACTCCATGCCATTGTGTCTGAAGGATTTTAATTTTGAGCATGTCTGATGTCATAAAATAGTTAGCTTCAGTGCAACGTAAACAAAGGTTATTACCCACCTAATATCAAAAATCATATTGCTTTATATCtaagtacatatatgtatatatataactatctatatctatatatatctacatatatatatatatatatatatatatatatatatatatagatagttatatatatatatatatatatatatatatatatatatatatatacatatagataggtatagttatatatatatacatatatatatatatatatatatatatatatatatataatatatatatatatatatattatatatatatatatatatatatatatatatacatatatatatatatatacatatatacatatatacatatatacatatatatatatatacatatatacatatatacatatatacatatatatatatatatatatatatatatatatacatatatatacatatatacatatatatatatatatatatatatatatatatatatatatatatatacatatatacatatatacatatatacatatatatacatatatacatatatacatatatatatatatacatatacatatatatatatatatatatatatatatatatatatatatatatatacatatgtgtatgtgtatgtatatataaa
This window of the Mixophyes fleayi isolate aMixFle1 chromosome 8, aMixFle1.hap1, whole genome shotgun sequence genome carries:
- the LGALS2 gene encoding galectin-2 — translated: MGEKFEILNLELKSGDTLKLKGQLPGDAKNFSFNLGQSANDVGLHFNPRLNDKTIVCNSKRSNNWESEQRSGHMCFTPGTDVKIGVKFTGDKFEVKLPDGHEISFPNRHGYDKLTYLSVKGDFKVTSFKYE